The following proteins come from a genomic window of Scomber japonicus isolate fScoJap1 chromosome 4, fScoJap1.pri, whole genome shotgun sequence:
- the LOC128357610 gene encoding amphoterin-induced protein 3-like produces MTCGLYPGPLLVLLCLLHSSEESCPSMCLCISDTVSCSSSGLSKIPLLLPSFSATLDLSHNHLSWLGPNSFNKMPRLENLRMSHNQLNALGQGVFHNASGLRYLDLSSNKLHVVEQHYFQGLWRLEELLLFNNKITQVEAGTLSGLSSLKKAYFSLNQITHFPFFSIQDHSHPFLTMLDLSSNRMSRLPWEDVKALPGLVQRGLYLHNNSLICDCSMYSVFWHWDLRGYDSLKDFTDEHTCSIYGDPRASIQFLRHTRFFQNCTVEKAVSLPVTVLLSRVLVSEGETVRLDCQTSLSSTDLSFKWLSPSKGYLTQASINDTLISLFPNGTLEIQAAKVNDSGLYVCTAVDIEQALNATREVNVTVLQPAPESFNTGYTTLLGCVVTLVVILMYLYMTPCRCSYCKQPTPPVIPNAIYDPSTLSSVFSPSLRDHPKMQANKHVAFMDPMINEDGTEWTPES; encoded by the coding sequence ATGACCTGTGGACTGTATCCAGGCCCTCTCCTGGTTCTGCTTTGTCTCCTCCACAGCTCTGAGGAGTCCTGTCCATCCATGTGCCTCTGTATATCTGATACAGTGAGCTGTAGCTCCAGTGGTCTGTCCAAGATTCCTCTGTTGCTGCCCTCCTTCTCTGCCACCCTCGACCTCAGCCACAACCATCTGTCCTGGCTGGGTCCCAACAGCTTCAACAAGATGCCCAGATTGGAAAACCTCCGGATGTCCCACAATCAGCTGAACGCCTTGGGTCAGGGGGTGTTTCACAACGCCTCCGGACTAAGGTACCTTGACCTGTCTTCCAACAAGCTGCATGTGGTGGAGCAGCACTACTTCCAGGGGCTGTGGAGGCTGGAGGAACTCCTCCTCTTCAATAATAAGATCACACAGGTAGAGGCCGGCACACTCAGTGGTCTGAGCAGCTTAAAAAAAGCGTATTTCAGCCTTAACCAGATCACGCACTTCCCTTTCTTCAGCATTCAAGACCACAGTCATCCTTTTCTTACCATGTTGGACCTCTCATCCAACCGCATGAGTCGTCTGCCCTGGGAGGATGTGAAAGCTTTGCCTGGGTTGGTACAGCGGGGGCTGTATCTCCATAACAACTCTCTGATCTGCGACTGCTCCATGTACAGTGTATTCTGGCACTGGGATCTGAGAGGTTATGATTCACTGAAGGATTTCACGGATGAGCACACTTGCAGTATCTACGGGGACCCACGAGCTTCCATTCAATTCCTGCGACACACCCGCTTTTTCCAAAACTGCACTGTGGAGAAAGCTGTATCACTGCCTGTGACCGTGCTTCTCTCCAGGGTGTTAGTTTCAGAGGGAGAGACAGTGCGTCTAGACTGCCAAACGTCCCTGAGCAGCACAGACCTCTCATTTAAATGGCTCTCCCCCAGCAAAGGGTACCTCACCCAAGCCAGCATAAATGACACCCTAATTAGTTTGTTTCCTAATGGTACCTTGGAGATCCAAGCAGCAAAGGTCAATGACTCAGGTCTGTACGTGTGCACGGCTGTGGATATTGAACAGGCACTGAATGCAACTAGAGAAGTGAACGTCACAGTGCTGCAGCCAGCACCAGAGTCTTTCAACACAGGCTACACAACATTGCTCGGCTGTGTGGTAACCCTGGTCGTCATCCTCATGTATCTCTACATGACTCCATGTCGCTGTAGCTACTGTAAACAGCCCACACCTCCAGTCATTCCCAATGCAATTTATGACCCTAGCACCTTAtcctctgttttttccccctccttaaGAGACCATCCCAAAATGCAAGCTAATAAGCACGTGGCGTTCATGGATCCAATGATAAATGAAGACGGAACAGAATGGACACCTGAGAGTTGA